A single window of Synechococcus sp. C9 DNA harbors:
- the cas3 gene encoding type I-D CRISPR-associated helicase Cas3' produces MKISVKPLYSELNPGVGQCPLGCQNVCQVRQKAPSLQTPSGYTCPLSVHQAKTWAEVVRGNTDVIFNTAATGDGKSLAAFIASLLDVVFRIMGLYPTIELVEDQSRSQRGWHLMFGLNADERIDCLFGAELDRRIQEAEKSNKFQELLLAIEHKKIILTNPDIFHLITHFQYRDPAYSNDLLPLVLAEFPDLWVFDEFHIFGPHQEAAVLNSMTLIRRVHSDQRPRRFLFTSATPKPDFIQLLKQSGLRTVEIAGSYTSEPTPGYRQVLQPIQLEFVDLKDADTLTWLENKASTIRAILEAEKQGRGLVILNSVAQAGRATQLLAKLLPDILVREISGRIDRREREQTHSELQNAHQPVLVIGTSAVDVGVDFKINLLIFESSDAATIIQRLGRLGRHPGFSIYYAFILISGRTPWFMARLKEYLEPDQEIERSQLQEAITNAFDAPQEFQEYRSRWGAIQAQGMLWKMGEGNQKVMQPIRERMVTDLQQVYGSKLKLWLGNWRELGNSDIGKEVQKELLRFRGGSTLQAAVWDGNRFYTYDLLRLLPYAQVEITTRQDFLEAVTNAGLGEEAFPENYIQVYLRIQKWVEDRFDVRLHCNWNTNDLKCCELTLLSRLSLVGHPQPEVGKCLSKHKHLAFLVPLSIRQSHWEVRNTLKLSPVFGLYYLTDASNKQSYAVAFNQDALLLEALKGRLAQFCRLQPQSLIF; encoded by the coding sequence ATGAAAATCTCTGTAAAGCCTTTGTATTCCGAGCTTAACCCAGGGGTAGGTCAATGTCCGTTGGGGTGTCAGAATGTTTGTCAGGTTCGGCAGAAGGCTCCCAGTCTCCAGACTCCTTCAGGGTACACCTGTCCTCTTTCTGTCCACCAGGCTAAGACTTGGGCCGAGGTGGTTAGAGGAAATACTGATGTCATTTTCAATACCGCTGCCACAGGTGATGGTAAGTCACTAGCGGCTTTTATTGCTAGTTTGTTGGATGTTGTTTTCAGAATCATGGGGCTGTACCCAACAATCGAACTGGTGGAAGACCAGAGCCGTAGCCAGCGGGGTTGGCACTTGATGTTTGGGCTGAATGCGGATGAGCGTATTGATTGCTTGTTTGGTGCGGAATTAGACCGGCGTATTCAAGAAGCAGAAAAAAGTAATAAATTTCAAGAGTTATTACTAGCTATCGAGCACAAGAAAATCATATTAACTAACCCTGATATTTTTCATTTAATTACCCACTTCCAGTACCGTGACCCAGCCTATAGTAATGATCTTTTGCCACTAGTTCTGGCGGAGTTTCCCGATCTCTGGGTATTCGATGAGTTTCATATTTTTGGTCCCCATCAGGAAGCCGCCGTACTAAACAGTATGACCTTGATTCGGCGTGTTCACTCGGATCAGCGTCCTAGACGATTCCTGTTTACTTCAGCCACTCCCAAACCAGACTTTATCCAATTACTCAAGCAGTCGGGGTTGCGAACTGTCGAAATTGCTGGTAGCTACACCAGTGAACCTACACCCGGCTATCGTCAAGTTTTACAGCCTATTCAACTGGAATTTGTTGATTTGAAAGATGCGGATACGTTGACGTGGTTGGAGAATAAAGCCAGCACTATCCGAGCCATATTAGAGGCAGAAAAACAGGGTAGAGGGCTGGTGATTCTAAACTCAGTGGCGCAAGCGGGACGGGCAACTCAATTACTGGCTAAATTGTTGCCAGATATTCTTGTGCGAGAAATCAGCGGACGAATTGACCGACGGGAGCGAGAGCAGACTCACTCAGAGTTGCAAAATGCCCATCAACCGGTTCTGGTTATTGGTACTTCAGCAGTAGATGTTGGCGTTGATTTCAAAATTAATTTGCTGATCTTTGAAAGTAGTGATGCGGCAACTATTATTCAACGGTTAGGTAGGCTAGGACGACATCCAGGCTTCTCAATCTATTATGCTTTCATCTTAATTTCGGGACGCACTCCTTGGTTCATGGCACGGTTGAAGGAATACCTAGAACCAGACCAAGAGATTGAACGCAGTCAATTGCAGGAAGCGATTACAAACGCATTTGATGCCCCACAGGAGTTTCAGGAATACCGTAGCCGTTGGGGGGCAATCCAGGCACAGGGAATGCTTTGGAAAATGGGTGAAGGTAATCAAAAAGTGATGCAACCGATTCGTGAACGTATGGTCACCGATCTGCAACAGGTTTATGGTTCTAAACTGAAACTCTGGTTGGGAAATTGGCGGGAATTAGGCAATAGTGATATTGGCAAAGAGGTACAAAAAGAATTACTCCGATTTCGGGGGGGTTCAACCTTACAAGCGGCGGTATGGGATGGGAATCGTTTTTATACCTATGACCTGCTCAGATTATTACCCTACGCTCAAGTTGAAATCACAACGAGGCAGGATTTTTTGGAGGCTGTAACCAATGCGGGACTGGGAGAAGAAGCCTTCCCTGAAAACTATATTCAGGTTTATTTACGCATACAGAAGTGGGTGGAGGATCGCTTTGATGTTCGTTTGCACTGTAATTGGAATACGAATGATTTGAAGTGTTGTGAATTGACTTTACTGAGCCGTTTAAGCCTGGTCGGTCATCCCCAGCCGGAGGTGGGCAAGTGCCTCTCTAAACACAAACACCTGGCATTTCTGGTTCCATTGAGCATACGCCAGTCGCATTGGGAAGTAAGGAACACTCTCAAACTCAGTCCCGTTTTTGGTCTGTATTATCTTACCGATGCTTCCAATAAACAGAGCTATGCCGTTGCGTTTAATCAAGATGCTTTACTGCTTGAAGCTTTGAAAGGGCGATTAGCTCAATTCTGCCGTTTACAACCACAATCATTGATCTTTTAG
- a CDS encoding WYL domain-containing protein — protein MTYPWVKLGIQRLYRDFHVVPAKLDNDILDHQRKYMSSKNDNNYNQVGFALEILRLLAEKPHSRDELGRQLTEFLAKHGKPVGDIDQKIVRTIKKLRECGFEIDSAPNRPYKLSSSSFPVILSAEQRQSLALAAYLLSEIGFSTQASHVLKIGKLTDQDWPQYIQTRFSPPADYSAESIQKVISALEERFRQKRRYTIRYRNTKGDEQIFDCDCSELRLHDGVLYLFAWVPDSPFKIFPKSPNVEQNYTFRVDRIISVGAPSLTPWKEKNLPTFEVRYRMIKQLSDYQPRRSNERVLQRDPDGRFVEIVATEDSIFWCRQRFLQYGANVLLLEPNWLVDQIIAELLDATREYHLGRFSP, from the coding sequence TTGACCTACCCCTGGGTTAAGCTCGGAATACAAAGGCTTTACAGAGATTTTCATGTTGTCCCTGCCAAGTTAGACAATGATATATTAGACCACCAGAGAAAATATATGTCATCAAAAAATGATAACAACTATAATCAAGTCGGTTTTGCACTAGAAATCCTGAGGTTGCTGGCCGAGAAGCCGCACAGCCGGGATGAGCTGGGTAGGCAACTTACGGAGTTCCTTGCCAAACACGGGAAACCCGTAGGGGATATTGACCAAAAAATCGTGCGTACCATTAAAAAACTCAGGGAATGTGGCTTTGAAATTGATAGTGCTCCCAATCGTCCTTATAAGCTGTCGTCCTCCTCATTTCCGGTCATTCTTTCAGCGGAACAAAGGCAGTCCCTTGCCTTAGCAGCCTATTTGCTATCAGAAATTGGGTTTTCTACCCAGGCAAGCCACGTACTAAAAATTGGCAAGTTAACAGATCAGGATTGGCCGCAGTACATACAGACTAGATTTAGTCCCCCAGCGGACTACAGTGCAGAGAGTATTCAGAAGGTCATCTCTGCATTAGAGGAACGTTTTCGTCAGAAACGGCGATATACCATTCGCTATCGTAATACTAAGGGAGATGAACAAATTTTTGACTGCGACTGCTCGGAATTACGGTTACATGATGGCGTGTTATACCTATTTGCTTGGGTTCCAGATAGCCCATTCAAAATCTTCCCAAAATCCCCGAATGTAGAGCAAAACTATACCTTTCGTGTTGACCGCATCATATCGGTAGGAGCACCATCTTTGACCCCCTGGAAAGAGAAAAACTTGCCAACGTTTGAAGTACGCTATCGGATGATTAAACAATTGAGCGATTACCAGCCACGCAGGTCTAACGAAAGGGTGCTACAGCGCGATCCTGATGGCAGATTTGTGGAGATTGTGGCGACCGAGGATAGTATTTTCTGGTGCCGTCAACGCTTTTTGCAATATGGTGCCAATGTTCTCCTATTAGAACCTAACTGGCTAGTTGACCAAATAATAGCAGAACTCCTCGATGCTACTAGAGAATATCACTTAGGACGCTTTTCGCCCTAA
- a CDS encoding argonaute PAZ domain-containing protein, producing MAPLENLQQTSVVLNRYLVRPLEEKDLTIHEYQCHFAQLPQQGDEQRAVSSICYKLGVTAVRLGSRIITREEVSPAKMRSDDWELFKTATRKLDCSNTCERKALETFERRVLEQGLKKYFNKTEIERALEGGLIWWITGHEGAEKCGDAWEVHRGRRIDVVIDSDGNLYLEIDIHHRFYTPWTLHQWLEEYPDVPISYVRNTYKDKNNNYISWQYEGISDQLPQKVVLEGLGISLADYHRQNGATNAEINNSLVVLVKRANDWKAKPVAHLSQRLSPSLTMEMLANIADAESGEESQQIKEVFEFIRKSLDVRIKNSTKTAHTILEKIYRISGEAEAIRVDGYILPTAKLLASNDQQVDKVAKVRYKGCARVGETKFGCLNLYNEKHQYPEEVRKCLLEIANNSNTTIEIDSYRTQQDIPESELDQQMFWQNWSDEDIKTVLVVMPWSPNERKQKIRVQALQAGIATQFIVPMPKADSYKALNVVLGILCKAGWQPIRLEPLDHPECADLIIGFDTGTNRELYYGTSAFAVLADGQSLGWELPDVQRGETFSGKAIWQTVSKLVLKFHHSCKRYPKKLLLMRDGLVQEGEFQQTIEELAKKNIAVDVVGVRKSGAGRMGKEDIHANGEVVYRDAKIGTVIFTPKEKSFTLVTSQPINQNIGSVRPLRVVHEYGNTSLEMIALQTYHLSQLHPASGFRSCRLPWVLHLADRSSKEFQRIGQISILQNISREKLIAV from the coding sequence ATGGCTCCCTTGGAAAACCTTCAGCAAACTTCAGTGGTACTTAATCGCTACCTAGTAAGACCTCTAGAGGAAAAAGATTTAACAATTCATGAGTATCAATGTCATTTCGCTCAACTCCCGCAACAAGGCGATGAACAAAGAGCAGTTTCCAGTATTTGTTACAAGCTAGGAGTCACTGCTGTTAGATTAGGCAGTCGAATCATCACTAGAGAAGAAGTCAGTCCCGCAAAAATGAGAAGTGATGATTGGGAGTTATTTAAGACAGCTACTAGAAAACTAGATTGTAGTAATACCTGCGAAAGAAAAGCCCTAGAAACCTTTGAGCGTAGAGTTTTAGAGCAAGGACTAAAAAAGTACTTTAACAAAACTGAGATTGAAAGAGCCTTGGAAGGTGGACTGATTTGGTGGATAACAGGTCATGAGGGGGCGGAGAAATGTGGAGATGCTTGGGAAGTACACAGAGGGAGAAGAATAGATGTCGTTATCGATTCAGATGGCAACCTCTACCTAGAAATCGATATACATCATCGCTTCTATACACCTTGGACACTGCATCAATGGCTAGAAGAGTATCCCGATGTACCTATCAGTTATGTTAGGAACACATATAAAGATAAAAACAATAATTACATTAGTTGGCAGTACGAAGGAATCTCTGACCAATTACCACAAAAAGTCGTGTTAGAAGGATTGGGTATTAGTCTAGCGGATTACCATCGTCAAAATGGGGCTACTAATGCAGAAATCAATAATTCTCTTGTTGTGCTTGTTAAAAGAGCTAATGACTGGAAAGCAAAGCCTGTAGCGCATTTGTCTCAAAGGCTATCACCAAGCTTAACAATGGAGATGCTGGCAAACATTGCTGATGCTGAAAGCGGAGAAGAAAGTCAACAAATCAAAGAAGTTTTTGAGTTCATCAGAAAAAGTTTAGATGTTCGCATAAAGAACTCCACAAAGACAGCACATACAATCCTTGAGAAGATTTATAGAATTTCTGGCGAAGCTGAAGCTATAAGGGTAGATGGATATATTTTGCCAACAGCTAAATTACTGGCATCTAATGATCAGCAAGTAGATAAGGTTGCTAAAGTCCGATATAAGGGATGTGCCAGAGTAGGTGAAACAAAGTTTGGCTGTCTTAATCTTTACAATGAAAAGCACCAATATCCTGAAGAAGTGCGTAAATGTTTGTTGGAAATCGCAAACAATAGCAACACGACGATAGAAATAGACTCCTATCGTACACAACAAGATATTCCTGAGAGTGAACTAGACCAACAAATGTTCTGGCAAAACTGGTCTGATGAAGACATTAAAACAGTTTTAGTGGTAATGCCATGGTCACCCAATGAGCGCAAACAAAAAATTCGGGTGCAAGCACTTCAAGCAGGAATAGCTACTCAGTTTATTGTGCCAATGCCAAAGGCAGACTCTTATAAAGCTCTGAATGTTGTTTTAGGAATTTTGTGTAAAGCTGGTTGGCAACCCATACGCCTAGAGCCTTTGGATCATCCTGAATGTGCTGATCTAATTATTGGTTTTGATACAGGAACCAATCGAGAGCTTTACTATGGCACTTCTGCATTTGCGGTTCTTGCGGACGGGCAAAGCTTAGGATGGGAGTTGCCTGATGTTCAACGAGGAGAAACCTTTTCTGGAAAAGCGATTTGGCAAACGGTATCAAAGTTAGTTCTTAAATTTCATCACAGTTGCAAGCGTTACCCCAAAAAACTACTTTTGATGAGAGATGGATTAGTTCAGGAAGGAGAATTTCAGCAAACGATAGAAGAGCTTGCAAAGAAAAATATAGCTGTTGATGTTGTTGGAGTACGCAAAAGCGGTGCTGGAAGAATGGGAAAAGAGGATATTCATGCAAATGGGGAAGTGGTATACCGTGATGCCAAAATTGGTACTGTCATTTTTACTCCAAAAGAAAAGTCATTCACTTTAGTAACGAGTCAACCAATCAACCAGAATATTGGCAGTGTAAGACCCCTTCGGGTAGTTCATGAGTACGGCAATACATCTCTGGAAATGATTGCTTTGCAAACTTATCATCTATCTCAGTTGCACCCTGCTAGCGGGTTTCGCTCTTGTCGATTACCTTGGGTATTGCATCTTGCAGACAGAAGTAGTAAAGAGTTTCAACGCATAGGGCAAATTAGTATTTTGCAAAATATCAGTCGTGAAAAATTGATTGCTGTCTGA